In one Chloroflexota bacterium genomic region, the following are encoded:
- a CDS encoding 5'-nucleotidase C-terminal domain-containing protein, with amino-acid sequence MRRILRFALLCLLVLAAVAGALVAPAAAQGGEYRLTVLHTGENHGHWDSFTQTISLGGIARRATLIRRVRAEGGNVLALDSGDVSQGTLYFTQHRMAEGAAFYNAAGYDVVGIGNHEFDLGPRTFAENWVANARFGIVSTNLDFSAEPLLAGKLPPFMVKTIGGEPVGILGFTTEDVTFSSSMGPTIRVRPRVESARAAVAQLQAQGVNKIVAVSHLGYGEDIKLAAAVDGIALIVGGHTPTLLGDPARLNPALGAPVGPYPTVIRSPGGRPVLLVAAGEWGKLLGRIDVTFDATGAPVKWSGEPILVDAGIPDDPAVEALRQQLAAPLTTARQTVIGKAASDLDGSARLLRSQEAPIGNLVADAMLDAARADGAQVALMNGGGIRTGFKAGDITLGQVLEALPFGNRLVQLDVNGADLLAVLENGVSRISDGAGRFPQVAGLRFAFSLTRPAGQRVTAVEIGSAAAGFKPLDPAATYRIVTNDFMAGGGDGYEMLKNGTAVRGGDVPVDSVVAEYIRARGTVSPRVEGRIANGALSPAPTAVIAASGVLTSPTVPPAATIVTPTVVVTPTAMPAPAALASNREPVAWYVIAALLMAALLLGAWVARRRA; translated from the coding sequence ATGCGGCGCATCTTGCGTTTCGCGCTGCTCTGCCTGCTCGTGCTGGCCGCTGTTGCGGGCGCGCTGGTCGCGCCGGCGGCCGCGCAGGGCGGCGAGTACCGGCTGACCGTCCTGCACACCGGCGAGAACCACGGCCACTGGGATTCGTTCACGCAGACGATCTCGCTGGGCGGCATCGCTCGCCGCGCCACATTGATCCGGCGCGTACGGGCCGAAGGCGGCAACGTCCTGGCGCTCGACTCGGGCGACGTGTCGCAGGGCACGCTGTACTTCACCCAGCATCGCATGGCCGAAGGCGCGGCGTTCTACAACGCGGCGGGATACGATGTGGTTGGCATCGGCAACCACGAGTTCGATCTGGGTCCCCGAACCTTTGCCGAAAACTGGGTCGCCAATGCGCGCTTCGGCATCGTCAGCACCAACCTCGACTTCTCGGCTGAACCGTTGCTGGCCGGCAAGCTGCCGCCGTTCATGGTCAAGACGATCGGCGGCGAGCCGGTCGGCATCCTGGGATTCACGACCGAGGATGTCACGTTCAGCTCGTCGATGGGGCCGACCATTCGCGTCAGGCCGCGTGTCGAGTCGGCGCGCGCGGCCGTGGCGCAGTTGCAGGCGCAGGGCGTCAACAAGATCGTCGCCGTGAGCCATCTCGGCTACGGCGAAGACATCAAACTGGCTGCGGCGGTGGACGGTATCGCGCTCATCGTCGGCGGGCACACGCCAACGTTGCTGGGCGACCCGGCCCGTCTGAACCCGGCGTTGGGCGCGCCCGTCGGCCCGTACCCAACGGTGATTCGTTCGCCGGGCGGACGGCCGGTGCTGCTCGTGGCGGCCGGCGAGTGGGGCAAACTGCTCGGCCGCATCGACGTGACGTTCGACGCGACCGGCGCACCCGTTAAGTGGAGCGGTGAACCGATACTGGTCGATGCCGGCATTCCTGATGACCCGGCGGTCGAGGCGCTGCGGCAGCAGTTGGCTGCGCCGCTGACGACGGCCCGGCAGACGGTGATCGGCAAGGCGGCGTCCGACCTGGACGGCAGTGCGCGCCTGCTGCGCTCGCAAGAGGCGCCGATCGGCAATCTGGTGGCCGACGCGATGCTCGATGCCGCGCGCGCCGACGGCGCTCAGGTCGCGCTGATGAACGGCGGCGGCATCCGCACCGGCTTCAAGGCGGGCGACATCACGCTGGGGCAGGTGCTGGAGGCGCTGCCGTTCGGCAACCGGCTTGTGCAGCTCGACGTGAACGGGGCGGACCTGCTCGCCGTGTTGGAGAACGGCGTCAGCCGCATCAGCGACGGCGCAGGGCGCTTCCCGCAGGTGGCCGGCCTGCGCTTCGCGTTCAGCCTGACGCGGCCTGCGGGCCAGCGCGTGACCGCCGTCGAGATCGGGAGTGCGGCGGCCGGATTCAAGCCGCTCGACCCGGCTGCGACGTACCGCATTGTGACGAACGATTTCATGGCGGGCGGCGGCGATGGCTACGAGATGCTCAAGAACGGCACGGCGGTGCGCGGCGGCGACGTGCCGGTGGACAGCGTGGTTGCGGAGTATATCCGGGCGCGCGGGACCGTGTCGCCGCGCGTCGAGGGCCGGATCGCCAACGGCGCACTTTCGCCTGCGCCGACTGCCGTGATCGCGGCGTCGGGTGTGCTCACGTCGCCGACTGTGCCGCCGGCGGCAACGATTGTCACGCCGACTGTTGTGGTGACGCCGACCGCCATGCCAGCGCCGGCGGCGCTGGCCAGCAACCGAGAGCCGGTCGCTTGGTATGTCATCGCGGCACTGCTGATGGCCGCGCTGCTGCTGGGCGCGTGGGTTGCGCGCCGCCGCGCATAG
- a CDS encoding glycosyltransferase gives MGTTPRVAILHDWLNQVGGAENVLEELHAMYPGAPIYTSMVWREAMPARYRDWDIRTTWLDRIGWSKTHHQWFLLAYPLAFRALDLAAYDLVISNKSAFCFTARTRPDARHLCYCLTPTRFVWNFAAYVRGEGAGGVARWAVPPFLPYLQRVERQAAARVTRFAAISGVVQARIRTHYGRESKVVFPPVAVERFRPNTAPPDDYYLVVSRLIPYKRIDLAVQAFNQLGKPLVVIGDGRDRAKLEAMAGPNIRFLGRLDDAETDSYRYRCRAFIFPGEDDFGIAPVEAMAAGRAAIAFAAGGALDTVREGVSGVLFREPSAESLAEAVRRFEAQSFDPAAVQAHAALFSTANFRARFKEWVGA, from the coding sequence ATGGGCACAACACCGCGCGTGGCGATTCTGCACGACTGGCTCAACCAGGTCGGCGGCGCCGAAAATGTCCTCGAGGAACTGCATGCGATGTACCCCGGGGCGCCGATCTACACGTCGATGGTCTGGCGCGAGGCGATGCCGGCGCGCTACCGCGACTGGGACATCCGCACGACCTGGCTCGACCGCATCGGCTGGAGCAAGACGCACCACCAGTGGTTCCTGCTCGCCTACCCGCTCGCGTTCCGCGCGCTCGACCTGGCGGCCTACGATCTGGTGATCAGCAACAAGAGCGCGTTCTGCTTCACGGCGCGCACGCGGCCGGATGCCCGCCATCTCTGCTACTGCCTGACGCCGACGCGCTTCGTCTGGAACTTCGCGGCGTACGTGCGCGGCGAGGGTGCGGGCGGCGTGGCGCGGTGGGCGGTGCCGCCTTTCCTGCCGTACCTGCAGCGCGTGGAGCGGCAGGCCGCGGCACGCGTGACCCGCTTCGCCGCCATTTCGGGCGTCGTGCAGGCGCGCATTCGCACGCACTACGGGCGCGAGTCGAAGGTCGTCTTCCCGCCCGTCGCCGTCGAGCGCTTCCGCCCGAACACGGCGCCCCCGGACGACTATTACCTCGTCGTGTCACGGCTGATCCCGTACAAGCGCATCGACCTGGCGGTGCAGGCGTTCAACCAACTCGGCAAGCCGTTGGTCGTCATTGGCGACGGGCGCGACCGCGCCAAGCTGGAAGCGATGGCCGGGCCGAACATCCGGTTCCTGGGCCGGCTCGACGACGCCGAGACCGACAGCTACCGTTACCGCTGCCGCGCCTTCATCTTCCCCGGCGAGGACGATTTCGGCATCGCGCCGGTCGAGGCGATGGCCGCCGGGCGGGCCGCGATCGCTTTCGCGGCGGGTGGCGCGCTCGACACGGTGCGCGAGGGCGTCAGCGGCGTGCTGTTCCGCGAGCCAAGCGCCGAATCGCTGGCCGAGGCCGTGCGGCGCTTCGAGGCGCAGTCGTTCGATCCCGCCGCCGTGCAGGCGCACGCCGCGCTGTTCTCGACTGCCAATTTCCGGGCCCGCTTCAAGGAGTGGGTCGGCGCGTAA
- a CDS encoding DsbA family protein has translation MGNAFTSAVLVELAQAAGMDSAALDRALQARDYKTRVEQELALGFMYRLSGVPAFIIGSKYLVTGAQPLELLTQVVDKCIAEGATA, from the coding sequence TTGGGCAACGCTTTCACCTCCGCCGTGCTGGTCGAACTGGCGCAGGCTGCTGGCATGGACAGCGCCGCGCTCGACCGGGCGTTGCAGGCGCGCGACTACAAGACGCGCGTCGAGCAGGAACTGGCGCTCGGCTTCATGTATCGCTTGAGCGGCGTGCCCGCGTTCATCATCGGCAGCAAATACCTCGTCACCGGCGCACAGCCGCTCGAACTGCTCACGCAGGTCGTGGATAAGTGCATCGCGGAGGGCGCGACCGCCTGA
- a CDS encoding CpsD/CapB family tyrosine-protein kinase, translated as MSDNRSGALVTLTNPRSSISEAYRTLRTNIEFSSVDRSLKSLLVTSAGPEEGKSTTLANLAVAMAQGGKRVIIVDCDLRRPSQHTIFELRNERGLTSLMIADADLGNPPLQETSQPGLQLLAAGPPPPNPSEMLGSKRMQEVIKRLAERADCVVFDAPPILAVTDAAVLATRVDGVLLVVNAGGTKRDHMQKAHALLKKVNAPLIGVVLNNVNSDDMLNRYYGQ; from the coding sequence ATGAGCGATAACCGATCCGGCGCGCTGGTCACGCTGACCAACCCGCGCTCCTCTATCAGCGAAGCATACCGCACGCTGCGCACCAACATCGAATTCTCGTCGGTCGACCGGTCGCTGAAGAGCCTGCTGGTCACCTCGGCCGGTCCCGAGGAGGGCAAGTCGACCACGCTGGCCAACCTGGCCGTGGCGATGGCGCAGGGCGGCAAGCGCGTCATTATTGTAGACTGCGACCTGCGGCGGCCGTCGCAGCACACCATCTTCGAGCTGCGCAACGAGCGCGGCCTGACGAGCCTGATGATCGCCGACGCCGACCTGGGCAACCCGCCTCTGCAGGAGACGAGCCAGCCCGGTCTGCAGTTGCTGGCCGCCGGGCCGCCGCCACCGAACCCGTCGGAGATGCTTGGCTCCAAGCGCATGCAGGAAGTCATCAAGCGGCTCGCGGAGCGCGCCGATTGCGTCGTCTTCGACGCGCCGCCGATCCTGGCCGTGACCGACGCCGCCGTGCTGGCCACGCGCGTCGACGGCGTGCTGCTGGTCGTCAACGCCGGCGGCACCAAGCGCGACCACATGCAGAAGGCGCACGCCCTGCTCAAGAAAGTGAACGCGCCGCTGATCGGCGTAGTGCTGAACAACGTCAACTCCGACGACATGCTGAACCGCTACTACGGACAATAG
- a CDS encoding methyltransferase domain-containing protein, which yields MSDVKKLVQEQFGRNAEAYATSRMHSRGVSLTRVVELTAPRPGDAALDVATAAGHTALALAPHVRRVVGLDLTPQMMVPARRLAGERGVANADWMVGDVENLPLASASFEIITCRIALHHWPDAARGLREMARAAKPGARVVLIDNVAPADGHLAQFVNQFERVRDPSHNVCYPLAELAAMMDAAGLRAQSTELLDKPTDFEDWVKRMRVPDAPLRDLRAMLQTPEAAATIRPETIDGVMTFHITEAILVGVR from the coding sequence ATGAGCGACGTCAAGAAGCTGGTGCAGGAGCAGTTTGGCAGAAACGCCGAGGCGTACGCGACCTCGCGCATGCACAGCCGCGGCGTCAGCCTGACGCGCGTCGTCGAGTTGACCGCGCCGCGTCCCGGCGATGCCGCGCTCGACGTGGCGACGGCAGCCGGGCATACCGCGCTGGCGCTGGCGCCGCACGTCCGGCGCGTGGTCGGGCTCGATCTGACGCCGCAGATGATGGTGCCCGCGCGGCGGCTGGCCGGCGAGCGCGGCGTCGCCAACGCCGACTGGATGGTCGGCGATGTCGAGAACCTGCCGCTGGCGTCGGCCTCGTTCGAGATCATCACCTGCCGCATCGCGCTGCATCACTGGCCCGACGCCGCGCGCGGACTGCGCGAGATGGCGCGTGCGGCCAAGCCCGGCGCACGCGTGGTGCTGATCGACAATGTGGCGCCGGCAGACGGCCACCTGGCGCAGTTCGTGAACCAGTTCGAGCGCGTGCGCGACCCATCGCACAACGTCTGCTACCCGCTCGCCGAATTGGCGGCCATGATGGACGCGGCGGGACTGCGCGCGCAGAGCACCGAACTGCTCGACAAGCCGACTGATTTCGAGGACTGGGTCAAGCGCATGCGCGTGCCCGATGCACCGCTGCGCGATCTGCGCGCCATGCTGCAGACGCCCGAAGCGGCGGCGACGATCCGCCCGGAAACGATCGATGGCGTCATGACGTTCCACATCACCGAAGCGATTTTGGTGGGGGTGCGGTAG
- the coaBC gene encoding bifunctional phosphopantothenoylcysteine decarboxylase/phosphopantothenate--cysteine ligase CoaBC encodes MNNLTDKHVVLGVSGSIAAYKAVDLASKLYQAGAIVDVILSHGAQEMVRPLSFQAITHRPVITEVFSPLMETEIGHVTLAKQADVFVVAPATAHTIAKLALGLADDMLTTTALATTAPMLVAPAMESHMFQHPATQAHLATLRARGVTIMEPGSGHLASGASGVGRLPEPQQIVHAIRQLLGASGDLAGRRVVITAGGTQEALDPVRYLTNRSSGKMGFRLAETARDRGADVTIVTAPSAEPTPYGVRRVDVVTGLEMLDAVMRELTQADVLVMAAAVADFRPATVSDQKIKKGAHEGMTLELTRNPDILKEVAAARAAGRFGSLVVVGFAAETSNLVENGQKKLAEKNLDLVVANPVPESFAGEESQAVFIYRDQPLKPFEMQPKSQIADKVWDVVAASRRSG; translated from the coding sequence GTGAACAACCTCACTGATAAACACGTTGTCCTCGGCGTGTCCGGCAGCATCGCCGCCTACAAAGCAGTCGACCTGGCGAGCAAGCTGTACCAGGCCGGGGCGATTGTGGATGTGATCCTGTCGCACGGCGCGCAGGAGATGGTGCGCCCGCTGTCGTTCCAGGCGATCACGCACCGGCCGGTCATCACGGAGGTCTTCTCGCCGCTGATGGAGACCGAGATCGGCCATGTGACGCTGGCGAAGCAGGCCGATGTCTTCGTCGTCGCGCCGGCCACGGCGCACACGATCGCCAAGTTGGCGCTCGGGTTGGCCGACGATATGCTCACCACCACCGCGCTGGCCACGACCGCGCCGATGCTGGTCGCCCCGGCGATGGAAAGCCACATGTTCCAGCACCCGGCGACGCAGGCGCACCTGGCCACCCTGCGCGCGCGGGGCGTGACGATCATGGAGCCGGGCAGCGGGCATCTGGCATCCGGCGCGTCCGGCGTGGGCCGCCTGCCGGAGCCGCAGCAGATCGTGCACGCGATCCGGCAACTGCTGGGCGCGTCCGGCGATCTGGCCGGGCGGCGCGTCGTCATCACGGCGGGCGGCACGCAGGAGGCGCTCGACCCGGTGCGCTACCTGACCAACCGCTCTAGCGGCAAGATGGGTTTCCGGCTGGCCGAGACCGCGCGCGACCGCGGCGCCGACGTGACGATCGTCACGGCGCCGTCGGCCGAGCCGACCCCCTACGGTGTGCGGCGGGTGGACGTGGTCACCGGGCTGGAGATGCTCGACGCCGTCATGCGCGAACTGACGCAGGCCGATGTGCTCGTGATGGCGGCGGCCGTCGCCGACTTCCGGCCCGCGACGGTGTCCGACCAGAAGATCAAGAAGGGCGCGCACGAGGGCATGACGCTTGAGTTGACGCGCAACCCGGACATCCTGAAAGAGGTGGCCGCCGCGCGCGCTGCCGGCCGGTTTGGCAGCCTGGTCGTCGTCGGCTTTGCGGCCGAGACGAGCAACCTGGTCGAGAACGGGCAGAAGAAGCTGGCCGAGAAGAACCTCGACCTGGTCGTTGCGAACCCGGTGCCGGAGTCGTTTGCCGGTGAGGAGAGCCAGGCGGTCTTCATCTATCGCGATCAGCCGCTGAAACCGTTCGAGATGCAGCCCAAGTCGCAGATCGCCGACAAAGTCTGGGACGTGGTGGCTGCATCTCGTCGATCGGGGTGA
- a CDS encoding ABC transporter ATP-binding protein translates to MTDMVVVDRVTKAWGSNVAVNAFSMRAAEGEVVALLGGVRSGKSTLLKMISADVKPDRGTVSLCGYDTVMQAGMVRPRIGVVHHDHFLEPNLTGRENLDEQALLRFLTPDDAEARISELLPLIEMGARLEAKAKTLAPDEWMRLEMLACLIHRPQVLLVDEPSRGCDPAGRERVWMALRRLRPQVKTVLFTTPDETEAAALSDRTVRI, encoded by the coding sequence ATGACTGATATGGTTGTGGTCGATCGCGTCACCAAGGCGTGGGGTTCGAATGTCGCCGTCAATGCGTTCAGCATGCGCGCGGCGGAGGGCGAGGTGGTCGCCCTGCTGGGCGGGGTGCGCTCCGGCAAGTCCACCCTGCTCAAGATGATCTCGGCCGACGTGAAGCCCGACCGCGGCACGGTCAGCCTGTGCGGCTACGACACGGTGATGCAGGCCGGCATGGTGCGGCCGCGCATCGGCGTCGTACATCACGATCACTTCCTGGAGCCGAACCTGACCGGCCGCGAGAACCTCGACGAGCAGGCGCTGCTGCGCTTCCTGACGCCCGACGACGCCGAGGCGCGCATCAGCGAACTGCTGCCGCTGATCGAGATGGGCGCGCGCCTGGAGGCCAAAGCGAAGACGCTTGCCCCGGACGAATGGATGCGCCTCGAAATGCTGGCGTGCCTGATTCATCGTCCGCAGGTCCTGCTGGTCGACGAGCCGTCGCGTGGCTGCGACCCGGCAGGCCGCGAGCGCGTCTGGATGGCGCTGCGCCGGCTGCGCCCGCAGGTCAAGACCGTGTTGTTCACCACGCCCGACGAGACCGAAGCGGCGGCGTTGAGCGACCGCACGGTGCGCATTTAG
- a CDS encoding glucose-1-phosphate thymidylyltransferase: protein MKGLILSGGKGTRLRPLTYTGAKQLVPVANKPVLFYAIEDLVEAGVTDIGIVIGDTGDQIRAAVGDGAQFGARVTYIPQDAPLGLAHAVKIARGFLGDDRFILFLGDNFIRDGIVSQVEAFRGGGMNCQIILFKVSNPENLGVAVLNADGTVNRLVEKPREFISDLALVGIYMFDRHIFDAIEQITPSRRGELEITDAIQKLIEMGRVVRPHLLQGEWIDTGKRSDMLDANRLMLETLDARMDGTADARSQIVGRVVVEAGAQIIESVIRGPAIIGANTRIERAFVGPFTAIDRDCVIRNAEIENSIVMDGSQISDVRDRIADSLIGRFVEIRQSPPMPKALRLLLGDHSQVGVL from the coding sequence ATGAAGGGCCTCATTCTGTCCGGCGGCAAGGGCACGCGCCTGCGCCCGCTGACGTACACCGGCGCAAAGCAGTTGGTGCCGGTCGCCAACAAGCCGGTGCTGTTCTACGCGATTGAGGACCTCGTCGAAGCCGGCGTCACCGATATCGGCATTGTCATCGGCGACACCGGCGACCAGATCCGCGCGGCGGTCGGCGACGGCGCGCAGTTCGGCGCGCGCGTGACGTACATCCCACAGGATGCGCCGCTCGGCCTGGCGCACGCGGTTAAGATCGCACGCGGCTTCCTGGGCGACGACCGCTTCATCCTCTTCCTCGGCGACAACTTCATCCGCGACGGCATCGTCTCGCAGGTCGAGGCGTTCCGCGGCGGCGGCATGAACTGCCAGATCATTCTGTTCAAGGTGTCGAACCCGGAAAACCTCGGCGTGGCGGTGCTGAACGCCGACGGCACCGTCAACCGGCTGGTCGAGAAGCCACGCGAGTTCATTTCCGACCTGGCGCTGGTCGGCATCTACATGTTCGACCGCCACATCTTCGACGCGATCGAGCAAATCACGCCGTCGCGGCGCGGCGAACTGGAAATCACTGACGCGATCCAGAAGCTGATCGAGATGGGCCGCGTCGTCAGGCCGCACCTGCTGCAGGGCGAGTGGATTGACACCGGCAAGCGCAGCGATATGCTCGACGCCAACCGGCTGATGCTCGAAACGCTCGACGCGCGCATGGACGGCACGGCCGACGCGCGCTCGCAGATCGTCGGGCGGGTGGTCGTCGAGGCGGGCGCGCAGATCATCGAGAGCGTGATCCGCGGCCCGGCGATCATCGGCGCGAATACGCGCATCGAGCGCGCCTTCGTCGGCCCGTTCACGGCTATCGACCGCGACTGCGTCATCCGCAACGCCGAAATCGAAAACAGCATTGTGATGGATGGCAGCCAGATCAGCGATGTGCGCGACCGCATCGCCGACAGTCTGATCGGGCGCTTCGTCGAGATCCGGCAGTCGCCGCCGATGCCCAAGGCGCTGCGGCTTCTGCTGGGCGACCACAGCCAGGTGGGGGTCCTATGA